A DNA window from Luteolibacter luteus contains the following coding sequences:
- a CDS encoding Ldh family oxidoreductase yields the protein MSEFLTVSRAAHDKLVEAAYRSRGYTADEAAEGAKLAAEAARHGIRTHHALKALHLDHLFGSATGGCVPGAEIEVVTSRFAGSETWNAHRKLGQSVAYRAIERCIELADQYGIGQVSVDNAFHYLWGGGYVMEAAERGYIAYTNCTSTLAEVVPFGGRFPTLGTNPHSWGFPTTEALGFPVVSDWATSTVAMGRVQALKREGKSLPPGAAVDKDGRPTTDPNEVAALLPFGAHKGYAMCLINELYASLIGGSLPTLRGRSAKAPAGEKTTAAFYFQVIHPDAISGGDFAKGRDQMENLKVVLKDVFGHGNESCILPGQLEAEARKKSDAAGGLHFTAAELSEFNELAGEIGAAPLEAID from the coding sequence ATGTCCGAATTTCTCACTGTTTCGCGAGCCGCCCACGACAAGTTGGTGGAAGCGGCCTACCGGAGCCGGGGCTACACGGCGGATGAAGCAGCAGAAGGCGCCAAGCTGGCAGCCGAAGCGGCACGCCACGGAATCCGCACCCATCACGCGCTTAAAGCACTCCATCTTGACCACCTCTTCGGCAGCGCGACGGGCGGTTGCGTTCCTGGTGCTGAAATCGAAGTGGTGACGAGCCGGTTCGCCGGCTCCGAAACTTGGAATGCCCATCGCAAGCTCGGTCAGAGTGTCGCCTACCGTGCGATCGAGCGCTGCATCGAGTTGGCCGACCAATACGGCATCGGCCAAGTGAGCGTGGACAATGCATTCCACTACCTGTGGGGGGGCGGCTACGTGATGGAAGCTGCGGAGCGTGGCTACATCGCCTACACGAACTGCACCTCGACGCTGGCCGAAGTGGTTCCTTTCGGGGGCAGGTTCCCCACCTTGGGCACGAATCCCCACTCTTGGGGCTTCCCGACCACCGAGGCTCTCGGCTTCCCGGTTGTGAGCGATTGGGCCACTTCCACGGTAGCCATGGGCCGGGTCCAGGCGCTGAAACGAGAAGGCAAGAGCCTCCCGCCTGGCGCCGCCGTGGACAAGGATGGCAGGCCGACCACCGATCCGAATGAAGTGGCAGCCCTGCTCCCCTTCGGCGCGCACAAGGGCTATGCCATGTGCCTCATCAACGAACTTTACGCCAGCCTGATCGGCGGCTCCTTGCCAACCCTTCGCGGTCGCTCCGCCAAGGCACCGGCGGGCGAAAAAACCACCGCCGCCTTCTACTTCCAAGTCATCCACCCGGATGCCATCAGCGGTGGGGATTTCGCCAAGGGCCGGGATCAGATGGAGAACCTCAAGGTGGTGCTGAAGGATGTCTTCGGCCATGGGAACGAAAGCTGTATCTTGCCAGGCCAGCTTGAAGCGGAAGCCCGGAAGAAGTCGGATGCTGCTGGCGGCCTCCATTTCACGGCGGCCGAGCTCAGCGAGTTCAATGAGCTAGCCGGGGAAATCGGTGCCGCTCCCTTGGAGGCGATCGATTGA
- a CDS encoding aminotransferase class IV, with translation MSWIWCNGEYLDGPLTVSPRDRGFTHGLGIFETLLAVNGRPAVLEMHLERMRAGAERFGWSGQDLGTVRIAEAISGLLKRQALDQGRARVRIALSAGEGDLSDLKQGWNSLVWITASAAPEPPQSVMLATAAFPRNEASPLAGIKCASYAENLVALDEARRKGVDEMLFYNTKAELCEGTTSNVFLVMQGKVYTPPLSSGCLPGTMRALVIAKCRELGIEVAEEVLTAAHVGAADEVFITSATRGVVVVRQIDHVAYHTSSDLTERIRVAL, from the coding sequence GTGAGCTGGATCTGGTGCAATGGCGAATACCTCGATGGGCCGCTGACGGTTTCCCCGCGGGACCGGGGCTTCACCCATGGGCTCGGCATTTTTGAAACGCTGCTCGCGGTCAATGGCAGACCGGCGGTGCTCGAGATGCATCTGGAGCGCATGAGGGCGGGGGCCGAGCGGTTCGGATGGAGCGGTCAGGATCTAGGCACGGTGCGGATCGCGGAGGCAATCTCCGGTCTCTTGAAACGGCAGGCTCTGGATCAGGGGCGGGCCCGCGTGCGGATCGCCTTGAGCGCCGGGGAAGGGGACTTGTCAGACCTGAAACAAGGATGGAACTCCCTAGTCTGGATTACTGCTTCCGCCGCTCCCGAGCCTCCTCAATCCGTGATGTTGGCGACTGCGGCTTTTCCCCGGAACGAGGCCTCCCCTTTGGCGGGGATCAAATGTGCCTCCTATGCGGAGAATCTCGTGGCTCTCGACGAAGCCCGCCGCAAGGGAGTGGACGAGATGCTCTTCTATAATACCAAGGCCGAACTCTGCGAAGGCACCACCTCGAATGTCTTCTTGGTGATGCAGGGGAAGGTCTATACCCCTCCGCTGTCTTCGGGGTGCTTGCCCGGTACCATGCGGGCGCTGGTGATCGCGAAGTGCCGCGAGCTGGGGATCGAAGTGGCGGAAGAGGTTCTAACAGCAGCGCACGTGGGCGCGGCGGATGAGGTCTTCATTACTTCGGCCACTCGCGGCGTAGTGGTGGTCAGGCAGATCGACCACGTGGCTTACCATACTTCCAGCGATCTCACGGAGCGCATCCGGGTGGCGTTGTAG
- a CDS encoding ACP phosphodiesterase, whose protein sequence is MNYLSHLFLAENNAASRTGNLLGDFVTGRPEALKDHFPDAVLKGIVRHRAIDRFTDSHRVTAWLRGAVAPSRRRFAGVISDIVHDYFLTRRWAEFCSIPFRSFVDECNACLREHLAILPPELSDTLEQRIEDDWLGHYGTDEGLDGVFHRVALRHHGFSPIKDAVQDLKQNREMFEKGFEEFFPDLVTWVGKLGPEADALI, encoded by the coding sequence TTGAACTACCTTTCCCATCTCTTCCTCGCGGAAAACAACGCCGCTTCCCGCACGGGCAATCTGCTCGGCGACTTCGTGACCGGGCGCCCGGAAGCGCTGAAGGATCACTTTCCCGATGCGGTCCTGAAGGGCATCGTCCGTCATCGTGCCATCGATCGCTTCACTGACTCACACCGGGTGACGGCCTGGCTTCGAGGTGCCGTGGCACCTTCACGACGGCGCTTTGCCGGGGTGATTAGCGATATCGTCCACGACTACTTCCTGACCCGCCGCTGGGCGGAGTTCTGTAGCATTCCCTTCCGCAGCTTCGTCGATGAATGCAATGCCTGCCTCCGCGAACACCTCGCGATCCTGCCGCCCGAGCTCTCCGATACCTTGGAGCAGCGCATCGAGGACGATTGGCTGGGCCACTACGGCACCGATGAGGGGCTGGACGGGGTGTTTCACCGGGTCGCCCTCCGGCATCACGGTTTCAGCCCGATCAAGGACGCGGTGCAGGACCTGAAGCAGAACCGCGAAATGTTCGAAAAAGGCTTCGAGGAGTTCTTCCCCGACCTCGTCACCTGGGTCGGGAAACTCGGACCGGAGGCGGATGCACTGATTTAG
- a CDS encoding ABC transporter ATP-binding protein — protein MNFANPSGHVPRPAIDVRSLRVDYGDFIAVNDLSLSVPPGEVFGLVGPNGAGKTSTFRVLTTLMEPTYGDVFLDGIDIQEDIASARRIVGYMPDLAPVPSDMKVWEFLDFHAAAYGIGNKAQRRERLAECLEEVALTPQRDKWCKELSRGQTQRVVLAKTLLHRPRVLVLDEPASGLDPLARRDLRNALRRLAKNGATVFVSSHILSELAEMCTSICVMNLGKLLASGTVDEVRQQLGNTERTITAAVLGKAEDAASWLSSRHGVHELQVVGQEIVFGFKGTDDDQADLMEGLISNGVRLRAFEERRSSFEDILVEVAESNRRL, from the coding sequence ATGAATTTCGCGAACCCTTCCGGCCATGTGCCGCGTCCTGCCATCGATGTCCGCTCGCTGCGGGTGGACTATGGCGATTTCATCGCGGTGAATGATCTCTCGCTGAGCGTTCCGCCCGGAGAGGTCTTCGGCCTCGTTGGGCCGAATGGTGCGGGAAAGACCAGCACGTTCCGCGTGCTGACGACCCTGATGGAGCCGACCTACGGCGACGTGTTCCTCGATGGCATCGACATCCAGGAGGATATCGCCAGCGCACGCCGGATCGTCGGTTACATGCCGGACCTCGCGCCGGTGCCCTCGGACATGAAGGTGTGGGAGTTCCTGGACTTCCACGCGGCCGCCTATGGAATCGGCAACAAGGCCCAGCGCCGCGAGCGTTTGGCGGAGTGTCTGGAGGAGGTCGCCCTGACGCCCCAACGCGACAAGTGGTGCAAGGAGCTTTCCCGCGGTCAGACCCAGCGTGTGGTGCTGGCGAAGACCCTGCTGCACCGCCCGCGCGTGCTGGTGCTGGATGAGCCGGCGAGCGGACTCGATCCTCTGGCCCGCCGCGATCTGCGGAATGCGCTGCGCCGCCTCGCCAAGAACGGGGCGACGGTGTTTGTCAGCTCGCACATTCTGAGCGAACTGGCGGAGATGTGCACGTCCATCTGCGTGATGAATCTCGGCAAGCTGCTGGCTTCCGGAACGGTGGACGAGGTAAGGCAGCAACTCGGCAATACCGAGCGAACGATCACCGCTGCCGTTCTTGGCAAAGCGGAAGACGCGGCCTCGTGGCTGTCATCGCGGCATGGCGTGCATGAGCTTCAGGTGGTAGGCCAAGAGATCGTCTTCGGCTTCAAAGGAACCGATGACGACCAGGCGGACCTGATGGAGGGGCTCATCTCCAACGGGGTTCGCCTACGTGCCTTCGAGGAACGGCGATCTTCCTTCGAAGACATCCTGGTGGAAGTGGCTGAAAGCAACCGACGTTTATGA
- a CDS encoding PVC-type heme-binding CxxCH protein: MRPIFQVLLILALGSGSSLAAPKRILFLAGDNSHAWGQHKHLAGSKLLCESLKEGTDVEAEVVTAWPDAATLAKYDSLVIYADGWHAHPANGKLAELEAFMNSGKGLVAIHWATGIQAADPESKEQGEDPQRAKWRELMGSDFEAYYSMSTFWQAKYDKPSDHIIMRGVKPFSLYDECYFHLRECGHEHGKVEPLFTVSPAKELVEPGLSPYRGNDFARKTMEEGKVPQYVAWAFPRPKGGRAFGFTGGHFHWTWANDEVRKMVLNGILWSAGGEIPAAGITTKTPDAKRLMDGMPDQNPGWTEDALQDALNKAAAGEVFPWLDYTNKPLPAPAISLFDGKSLDGWEIRPGEEKWWKVQDGLITGGSLEENVPNNTFITTKKRYANFDLRLKVKLTQGSGFMNSGVQIRSIRVPDNHEMSGYQVDAGVDWWGKLYDESRRNKVVGEPVDAAAIKAATKDWEWNDYRILCIGGRIQSWINGVQTLDYTEADPKIPQEGLIGLQTHGGGKLLAQFKDISIQELPATEGSPVWEDASVRTPERELASFTLPEGFEVELVASEKEGVGKPITMAWDPSGRMWTMTALEYPVDANENEASAEALYARGGKDKVLVFDEPWKKGPQTPRVFADKLAIPLGLLPVKDGALVQYGHEIRRYTDKDGDGKADGHETVLNGFGIQDSHLFPHQFERAPGGWFYLAQGLFNASKVTRPDGSAFDSGAKELAFNQCKLARAKLDGSDFELLTAGPNNIWGFVTSRDGSEYLQEANDLGHPVSEFVTGTHYPTGSREKLRPYAPMLPPSTPNQPMGGTGLSGLAVAEDAGSAFAVKWPYQKVFYVTNPITNRIQIVTLAKDDNGQPVYTKQEDFLVSSDEWFRPVSALFGPDGCLYIADWYNKIISHNEVPRNHPDRDKTRGRIWRVKSKGMQVVQPPNLTKMPSAEVVKHLGDKNARVARMAWIELGDRKDASVVPALTKLATDSTQDSSIRIAALWSLVEMKAPARELLLGLIKDADASVRREAIEGLETVPEVFVGSPDFAREAFGKEQDFQVWCAFANVLRTAPSVAPEFLAILSKGTERTALGEVRAPYEKEFLRYLIRWAMEAHPDATAKMLAATDLLLEARLLAVLALPPGQGAPALISALPQMTRPLNADEAALLGSQLSQPAVAKAFGSLLDEPARRKALLAALLQLDPASASNPELRETVDQATAAMVKAEPDTMPLVMDLARRFRLTNLGPLLLEHAKAATSPADLAAVLRTLNEIQSADAALSRSQLDHADPDVAREAMVGFASSAGEAAVAEIAARWPSLSGAMRQFAVGGLVSRKESASAFADQVAAGGFEGFDPSVVEKLRAVLGEEAPAFRKLLEKVEGLLVRVIRFPGKPDAVAATGLTLDGPFTVETWVNLDPGIDNRDGLIGKRGGGPDINFYAGRLRVWSGSGDLVIADRPMEAGKWTHCAVTRDAAGKVSLYLDGEGVGVSKDAFSGLMSDLEIGRANQPGGTAGRFLEFRIWDSARSQSEIQRDFRTRLPLGAAVPGMVFQAGGDDMKLQSGAALEWTADFPELMTPEAAQALAVKFDRLRGSAAKPGDTAAGKELFKNTCAICHQARGEGIAIGPDLSGAGAMGTESLLRNILTPNAQLESGYYRHDLTLKDGSLVSGFLASDKGSTILIRQIGADERAIPKDQVKEHSVAKRTLMPEGLLDGFSDQQVSDLFAFLLSLK, from the coding sequence ATGCGTCCGATTTTCCAAGTCCTCCTCATTCTTGCCTTGGGCAGTGGTTCCAGCCTCGCCGCGCCCAAGCGAATCCTTTTCCTCGCCGGTGACAACAGTCATGCTTGGGGCCAGCACAAGCACCTTGCAGGCAGCAAGCTGCTTTGCGAATCCCTCAAGGAAGGCACGGATGTCGAAGCGGAGGTCGTGACCGCATGGCCGGACGCGGCGACCCTAGCGAAATACGACTCGCTGGTGATCTACGCCGATGGCTGGCACGCCCACCCCGCGAATGGCAAGCTGGCGGAACTGGAGGCCTTCATGAACTCCGGAAAGGGCTTGGTGGCGATCCACTGGGCCACCGGTATCCAGGCGGCGGACCCGGAAAGCAAGGAGCAGGGCGAGGATCCCCAGCGTGCGAAGTGGCGGGAGCTGATGGGCTCGGACTTCGAGGCGTATTACTCGATGAGCACCTTCTGGCAGGCGAAATACGACAAGCCTTCGGATCACATCATCATGCGCGGGGTGAAGCCCTTTTCGCTCTACGATGAGTGCTACTTCCATCTCCGCGAGTGCGGGCACGAGCATGGCAAGGTGGAGCCGCTTTTCACCGTTTCCCCCGCGAAGGAACTGGTGGAACCCGGCCTGTCTCCCTACCGCGGCAATGATTTTGCGCGGAAGACGATGGAGGAGGGCAAGGTCCCGCAATACGTCGCCTGGGCCTTTCCCCGTCCCAAGGGCGGGCGCGCGTTTGGGTTCACCGGAGGTCACTTCCACTGGACTTGGGCGAATGACGAGGTCCGGAAGATGGTGCTGAATGGCATCCTTTGGTCCGCGGGCGGCGAAATTCCGGCCGCGGGAATCACGACCAAGACCCCGGATGCCAAACGCCTGATGGATGGCATGCCGGACCAGAATCCCGGCTGGACCGAGGACGCTCTGCAAGATGCTCTCAATAAGGCGGCGGCCGGTGAGGTCTTCCCGTGGCTGGATTACACGAACAAGCCGCTGCCTGCGCCCGCGATATCCCTCTTTGACGGCAAATCCCTGGATGGTTGGGAAATCCGTCCGGGCGAGGAGAAGTGGTGGAAGGTCCAGGATGGCCTGATCACTGGTGGCTCGCTGGAGGAAAACGTCCCGAACAACACTTTCATCACCACCAAGAAGCGCTACGCGAATTTTGATCTCCGCCTGAAGGTAAAGCTGACCCAAGGCAGTGGCTTCATGAATTCCGGCGTGCAGATCCGCAGCATCCGCGTGCCGGACAATCACGAGATGTCCGGCTATCAGGTGGATGCCGGTGTGGACTGGTGGGGAAAATTGTACGATGAGTCCCGTAGGAACAAGGTCGTAGGTGAACCGGTGGATGCCGCGGCGATCAAGGCGGCGACGAAGGACTGGGAGTGGAACGATTACCGGATCCTCTGTATCGGCGGACGCATCCAGAGCTGGATCAATGGCGTGCAGACGCTCGATTACACCGAAGCCGACCCGAAGATCCCGCAGGAAGGGTTGATCGGCCTGCAGACCCATGGCGGCGGCAAGCTGCTCGCCCAGTTTAAGGACATCAGTATTCAGGAACTTCCGGCGACCGAGGGCTCGCCGGTATGGGAAGATGCCTCGGTCCGCACTCCGGAGCGGGAGTTGGCTAGCTTCACCCTGCCGGAGGGCTTCGAGGTGGAACTCGTCGCTTCGGAAAAGGAGGGCGTGGGAAAGCCGATCACGATGGCTTGGGATCCTTCCGGCCGGATGTGGACGATGACGGCGCTGGAGTATCCGGTGGACGCCAATGAGAATGAGGCCAGCGCCGAAGCCCTCTATGCACGTGGGGGAAAGGACAAGGTGCTGGTTTTCGATGAGCCTTGGAAGAAAGGCCCGCAGACACCCCGCGTCTTCGCCGACAAGCTGGCGATCCCACTTGGTCTTCTCCCGGTGAAGGACGGTGCTCTGGTCCAGTATGGTCATGAAATCCGCCGCTACACGGACAAGGACGGTGATGGCAAAGCGGATGGCCATGAGACCGTGCTGAATGGCTTCGGAATCCAGGATTCGCACCTTTTTCCGCATCAGTTCGAGCGCGCACCGGGCGGATGGTTCTATCTCGCCCAAGGACTCTTCAATGCCTCCAAGGTGACGCGTCCCGATGGCTCTGCTTTTGACAGCGGGGCGAAGGAGCTTGCCTTCAACCAATGCAAGCTCGCCCGGGCAAAACTGGATGGCTCCGACTTCGAATTGCTTACCGCGGGTCCCAACAACATCTGGGGCTTTGTCACTTCCCGCGATGGCTCTGAGTATCTTCAGGAGGCCAATGACCTCGGTCATCCGGTTTCAGAGTTCGTGACCGGCACCCATTACCCTACCGGTTCTCGCGAGAAGCTGCGCCCCTATGCGCCGATGCTACCACCGTCGACGCCGAACCAACCGATGGGCGGCACCGGATTGAGCGGCCTCGCCGTGGCCGAGGATGCAGGCAGCGCCTTCGCCGTGAAGTGGCCGTATCAGAAAGTCTTCTACGTCACCAATCCGATCACCAACCGGATTCAGATCGTCACGCTGGCGAAAGACGATAATGGCCAGCCGGTTTACACGAAGCAGGAAGACTTCCTCGTCTCCAGCGATGAATGGTTCCGCCCGGTGTCCGCGCTCTTCGGTCCTGACGGCTGCCTCTACATCGCGGACTGGTACAACAAGATCATCTCCCACAACGAGGTGCCGCGTAATCACCCCGACCGTGACAAGACTCGTGGACGCATCTGGCGGGTGAAGTCGAAGGGCATGCAGGTGGTGCAACCCCCGAACCTGACCAAGATGCCCTCTGCGGAAGTCGTGAAGCATCTCGGCGACAAGAACGCCCGGGTGGCCCGCATGGCTTGGATAGAACTTGGGGATCGGAAAGATGCGAGCGTGGTGCCGGCCCTCACGAAGCTTGCCACCGATTCCACGCAGGATTCATCGATCCGCATCGCTGCTCTTTGGAGCCTGGTGGAAATGAAGGCTCCGGCTCGTGAGTTGCTGCTCGGCTTGATCAAGGACGCCGATGCGTCTGTGCGGCGCGAGGCGATCGAGGGTCTTGAAACGGTCCCGGAGGTCTTTGTGGGTTCTCCGGATTTCGCGCGTGAGGCTTTCGGCAAAGAACAGGACTTCCAAGTGTGGTGCGCCTTTGCCAATGTTCTCCGGACTGCTCCCTCGGTTGCTCCCGAGTTCCTTGCGATTCTTTCGAAGGGAACCGAACGCACCGCGCTTGGTGAGGTTCGCGCCCCGTATGAGAAGGAGTTTCTCCGCTACCTCATCCGCTGGGCGATGGAGGCCCATCCAGATGCCACGGCCAAGATGCTCGCCGCGACGGACCTGTTGCTGGAAGCCCGGCTACTCGCCGTGCTGGCTTTGCCACCGGGGCAAGGTGCTCCCGCTCTGATTTCGGCCCTTCCTCAGATGACGCGTCCCTTGAACGCCGATGAAGCGGCGTTGCTTGGGAGCCAACTTTCCCAGCCTGCGGTAGCGAAGGCCTTTGGTTCTCTTCTGGACGAGCCTGCGCGACGGAAGGCCCTGCTGGCTGCATTGCTTCAACTGGATCCCGCTTCGGCGTCGAATCCTGAGCTGCGCGAGACTGTCGACCAAGCCACCGCCGCCATGGTGAAAGCGGAGCCGGATACCATGCCGCTGGTCATGGATCTCGCCCGGCGCTTCCGGCTGACCAACCTCGGACCTCTGCTGCTTGAGCATGCCAAAGCTGCGACCTCACCCGCCGATCTCGCCGCCGTGCTGCGCACGCTCAATGAGATCCAATCCGCGGATGCTGCTCTTAGTAGATCGCAGCTTGATCATGCGGATCCCGACGTGGCGCGCGAAGCGATGGTCGGCTTCGCTTCATCCGCAGGTGAGGCTGCTGTGGCGGAGATCGCTGCCCGCTGGCCATCGCTCTCCGGTGCGATGCGCCAATTTGCGGTGGGAGGCCTTGTTTCGAGAAAGGAATCTGCAAGTGCTTTCGCCGATCAAGTCGCTGCGGGTGGCTTCGAAGGCTTCGATCCCTCTGTGGTGGAGAAGCTTCGCGCCGTCCTAGGGGAAGAGGCACCAGCCTTTCGCAAGCTGCTGGAGAAGGTTGAAGGCCTGCTTGTCCGCGTGATCCGTTTCCCCGGCAAGCCGGATGCCGTCGCCGCTACCGGCCTGACGCTTGATGGTCCCTTCACCGTGGAAACCTGGGTGAACCTCGATCCCGGTATCGACAACCGGGACGGCCTGATCGGCAAGAGGGGCGGGGGACCGGACATCAACTTTTATGCCGGGCGCCTGCGCGTGTGGAGCGGCTCCGGTGACCTGGTAATCGCAGACCGTCCGATGGAAGCCGGGAAGTGGACGCATTGCGCCGTGACTCGCGACGCTGCCGGGAAGGTCTCGCTCTATCTCGACGGCGAAGGGGTCGGCGTATCAAAGGACGCTTTCAGCGGGCTCATGAGCGATCTCGAGATCGGACGCGCGAACCAGCCCGGAGGAACCGCAGGACGTTTCCTTGAATTCCGCATTTGGGACAGCGCACGCAGCCAATCGGAGATCCAGCGCGATTTCCGCACTCGACTGCCACTTGGCGCTGCGGTTCCCGGCATGGTCTTCCAAGCTGGAGGCGATGACATGAAGCTGCAAAGCGGTGCCGCGCTCGAATGGACAGCCGACTTCCCCGAGCTGATGACGCCGGAAGCTGCGCAGGCTCTCGCCGTGAAATTCGATCGACTTCGCGGATCAGCCGCCAAGCCTGGCGATACCGCTGCAGGCAAGGAGCTCTTCAAGAACACCTGCGCCATCTGCCACCAGGCACGGGGTGAAGGCATCGCCATCGGTCCGGATCTCAGCGGGGCCGGCGCGATGGGCACGGAAAGCTTGCTTCGGAATATCCTCACGCCGAATGCACAGCTCGAAAGCGGCTACTATCGCCACGACCTTACCCTCAAAGATGGCAGCCTCGTGAGTGGCTTCCTCGCTTCAGATAAGGGATCCACAATTCTTATCCGTCAGATCGGGGCGGACGAACGTGCGATCCCGAAGGATCAGGTGAAGGAGCACTCAGTGGCGAAGCGTACGCTCATGCCCGAGGGGCTTCTCGACGGATTCTCTGACCAGCAAGTCTCCGATCTATTCGCCTTCCTGTTATCCCTGAAATGA
- a CDS encoding Dabb family protein: MVRHYGMFQFKDGITAIQVDECFSEMKGMIGKIPGLLSMEHGPYESAEGLNDGFTHGFIMSFDSAPSRDAYLPHPEHERVKEIVVPRLERVVVFDFEA, translated from the coding sequence ATGGTCAGGCACTACGGAATGTTCCAATTCAAGGACGGCATCACTGCCATCCAGGTCGACGAATGCTTTTCTGAAATGAAGGGCATGATCGGGAAGATCCCCGGCCTCCTTTCCATGGAGCACGGCCCCTATGAGAGTGCCGAGGGCCTGAACGACGGCTTTACCCACGGCTTCATCATGAGCTTCGACAGCGCCCCCAGCCGGGACGCCTACTTGCCTCACCCGGAGCATGAGCGGGTGAAGGAAATCGTCGTTCCGCGCTTGGAGCGGGTGGTGGTCTTCGATTTTGAAGCCTGA
- a CDS encoding Tm-1-like ATP-binding domain-containing protein translates to MSTIAVLGTLDSKGEEHAFVADLIRQRGHRPLLIDVGSGAPPTVAPDITREEVAAAAGLDLAPLIAKKDRGECVVAMSKAAPVLLAKLAAEGKIDGVISLGGGGGTAIGTGAMRALPLGFPKLMVSTLASGNTGPYLGTKDIVMMPSIADVAGLNRLSRVIFSRAAGAICGMVEANVETAAAKPLVVASMFGNTTACVTEAKRILEDAGYEVLVFAATGAGGRSMEALIESGMVTGVLDLTTTEWADELVGGVLTAGPERMDAAAKARVPVVVAPGCLDMVNFGEKASVPEKFANRNFYIHNPQVTLMRTTSGECAQLGKIIADKVNSYDSPAVVMIPRKAISVISAAGQPFHDAAADESLFTAIRENSRKPVEEFDLEINDPAFAKACAERLLALMGGSRVDRE, encoded by the coding sequence ATGTCCACCATCGCGGTTCTCGGTACCCTTGACTCGAAAGGCGAAGAGCATGCCTTTGTGGCAGACTTGATCCGTCAGCGCGGGCACCGGCCCCTTCTGATCGATGTCGGCAGCGGCGCTCCGCCGACAGTGGCACCGGACATCACGCGCGAGGAAGTGGCAGCTGCGGCCGGCCTCGATCTTGCGCCGCTGATTGCAAAGAAGGACCGCGGCGAGTGCGTCGTCGCGATGTCGAAGGCTGCTCCCGTGCTGCTCGCGAAGCTTGCGGCGGAAGGAAAAATCGATGGGGTGATTTCGCTCGGCGGCGGCGGTGGTACGGCTATCGGTACCGGGGCTATGCGCGCTCTGCCGCTCGGCTTTCCGAAGCTGATGGTTTCCACCCTGGCCAGCGGCAATACCGGCCCGTATCTCGGCACGAAGGACATCGTCATGATGCCGAGCATCGCCGATGTGGCCGGTCTGAACCGGCTCTCACGGGTCATCTTCTCGCGCGCCGCCGGTGCCATCTGCGGCATGGTCGAAGCCAACGTCGAAACCGCCGCCGCAAAGCCGCTGGTGGTGGCCAGCATGTTTGGCAATACGACCGCCTGCGTCACCGAGGCCAAGCGTATCTTGGAAGATGCGGGCTACGAGGTGCTCGTCTTCGCCGCGACCGGTGCGGGCGGGCGCTCCATGGAGGCACTCATTGAGAGCGGCATGGTGACTGGTGTGCTTGATCTCACCACCACCGAGTGGGCGGACGAACTGGTTGGCGGCGTATTGACTGCAGGGCCGGAGCGCATGGATGCTGCCGCGAAGGCTCGGGTGCCGGTGGTCGTCGCACCCGGTTGCCTGGACATGGTGAACTTCGGCGAAAAGGCCTCCGTGCCGGAGAAGTTCGCCAACCGGAATTTCTACATTCACAACCCCCAGGTAACGCTCATGCGCACCACCTCTGGGGAGTGCGCGCAGCTCGGCAAGATCATCGCGGACAAGGTGAATTCTTATGATTCTCCCGCGGTCGTGATGATCCCGCGGAAGGCGATCAGCGTGATCAGCGCGGCAGGCCAGCCTTTCCATGATGCCGCTGCAGATGAATCCTTGTTCACCGCCATCCGCGAGAACTCCCGGAAGCCTGTCGAAGAATTCGATCTGGAGATCAATGACCCCGCCTTCGCGAAAGCTTGCGCGGAACGCCTCCTCGCCCTGATGGGCGGGAGCCGTGTGGATCGGGAATAA